A region from the Aquimarina sp. ERC-38 genome encodes:
- the porU gene encoding type IX secretion system sortase PorU: MMKKILLLLILGHFAQAFGQTTKKIAITWKEIFYETTTANFKFPAFDRQFLEYQDPGVIYYVNQWKTPGSIDANTAKISNVSFEPISKEQLKNLTISDIPEQIDFKVSSINFNGSPGIHLKLKPFVRKGSQYQKITSFDLSYANGVSTKNFRRKMGLTSSVLANGDWFKFQVGETGVYKISASFLESMGIDLSNVNPNTLKIYGNGGAMLPLRNMDNTQFGLRENAIQIIGGEDGILSGDDHILFYGEGTMGFNQENMTHLNLYDDRSFYYITYGGNPGKRIAAYVEPTGAATTQINQFTENQFVEKDEVNLGSLGRRWFGDNFDIENTKNYSFNFPNLVTSEPVEISVQAAASAESSTSMDINVNGTNLQTITFGTTGSLTVASGSGTTSTFNASSDNINVQLTYNNGQNPRAQGYLDYISITATRALRGTGSQFQFSNQDNALQTGIAAYQITNASSITQVWDVSNPTNITRLTNTSGTLTFKSRLGDQNKKFVALTATDFLDPIQDSEPKVDNQNIKGTIFLNQQQQFQDVDYLIIARKEYLSSANRLAEHHRSRNGFNVKILTLADIYTEFSSGKQDIVAIRNVIKYVYDNASEESKRLKYLALLGDASVDYKDRLPDNTNVVPIFHSLRSFSTLSSFASDDFFGFMDPEEGLVQGSDKLDIAVGRILAGSPQQAERMVDKIVNYNSKPSFGRWRNSILLVADDVDVDWEEAIQLNLNDLGDRLFESKPFFNIEKVYADAFRQQSSSSGFRYPKVTEAINTNIEKGALLINYFGHGGEDGLAKEFIYTKSDVQNLTNQNRYPLFITVTCEYTKFDNPLRATAGELLYNNPEGGAISLITTTRSIDVRTGIRFNNQITEFLFPEGDNYPSVAEAVRLTKNESSSNDIRVVFYIGDPALKLAIPEPNVRLTQINGTPIGNDTIPLQALGRVKIAGEVVSNTGQVLTDYNGVLSSAIYDKNIERNTLANDNTRDSGGEIIKLDFTTLGEIIFRGKASVTSGQFEFDFVVPKDINISEGNGRISFYAEEAEVAQDRTGASNNIVIGGINENAPEDNQGPEIQLFMNDENFVSGGVTDRSPILIGKLQDENGINTASGIGHDLSAILDDDESNPIILNDFYETELDDFTRGVVNFKLRNLEPGLHTLRLKGWDVYNNAGTQEIQFIVAEDSGLALDNVLNYPNPFISNTQFWFEHSSSISDVLEVQVQVFTVSGKVVWTTNQTLSGKTSYKEEIQWDGRDDFGDRIGKGVYVYKISVKSTLTNERVEEFEKLVIL, translated from the coding sequence ATGATGAAAAAGATACTCCTCTTACTAATACTGGGTCATTTCGCACAGGCTTTTGGCCAGACAACAAAAAAAATTGCCATCACCTGGAAAGAAATTTTTTATGAAACGACTACGGCAAATTTCAAATTCCCTGCTTTTGATCGACAATTTTTAGAGTACCAGGACCCTGGGGTCATTTATTATGTAAATCAATGGAAAACTCCTGGATCCATAGATGCAAACACTGCAAAAATTAGTAATGTTTCCTTTGAACCTATTAGTAAAGAGCAATTAAAAAATCTTACTATAAGCGACATTCCGGAGCAAATTGATTTTAAAGTATCTTCCATAAACTTTAATGGAAGTCCGGGGATTCATCTGAAGTTAAAACCTTTTGTAAGGAAAGGAAGCCAATATCAGAAGATCACCAGTTTTGACCTTTCTTATGCTAATGGAGTATCTACAAAAAACTTCCGTAGAAAAATGGGGTTGACTTCTTCGGTGCTGGCAAATGGAGACTGGTTTAAATTTCAGGTAGGAGAAACAGGCGTTTACAAAATTTCTGCATCTTTCTTAGAAAGTATGGGTATTGATCTATCAAATGTTAACCCAAATACGTTAAAAATTTATGGTAACGGTGGTGCTATGTTGCCCTTACGTAATATGGACAATACCCAATTTGGCTTAAGAGAAAATGCCATACAAATAATAGGGGGAGAGGATGGGATTTTATCCGGTGATGACCATATTTTATTCTATGGAGAAGGAACTATGGGGTTTAATCAGGAAAATATGACTCATTTAAATCTATATGATGACCGGTCATTTTACTATATTACTTACGGAGGCAATCCGGGTAAACGTATAGCTGCTTATGTGGAACCTACGGGAGCCGCAACTACACAAATAAATCAGTTCACCGAAAATCAATTCGTGGAAAAAGACGAGGTGAACCTAGGTTCTTTAGGAAGACGTTGGTTCGGAGATAATTTTGATATTGAGAACACCAAAAATTACAGTTTTAATTTTCCCAACCTGGTAACTTCTGAACCGGTAGAAATAAGTGTACAGGCAGCTGCTTCCGCAGAGTCTTCTACTTCTATGGATATTAATGTCAACGGAACCAATCTTCAAACCATAACCTTCGGAACTACCGGGAGTTTAACGGTTGCTAGTGGTTCCGGGACTACTTCTACATTCAATGCTTCCTCAGATAATATCAACGTACAATTAACCTATAATAATGGACAAAACCCCCGGGCACAGGGATATCTGGATTATATCAGTATTACAGCAACAAGGGCATTAAGAGGAACCGGATCTCAATTTCAGTTTTCTAATCAGGATAATGCTTTACAAACAGGTATTGCTGCTTACCAGATTACTAATGCTTCTTCTATCACCCAGGTTTGGGATGTATCGAATCCGACCAATATAACCAGATTGACCAATACCTCCGGAACCCTAACTTTTAAAAGTAGGTTGGGAGATCAAAATAAGAAATTTGTAGCCTTAACTGCTACGGATTTTTTGGATCCGATTCAGGATTCTGAACCTAAAGTAGATAATCAAAATATTAAAGGAACTATTTTTCTAAACCAACAACAACAATTTCAGGATGTAGACTACTTAATTATTGCAAGAAAAGAATATCTTTCTTCGGCAAACCGACTCGCAGAACATCATAGGAGCCGTAACGGATTTAATGTAAAAATTCTAACCTTAGCTGATATTTATACAGAATTTTCCAGTGGAAAACAAGATATTGTGGCTATTAGAAATGTAATAAAATATGTATATGATAATGCCTCTGAGGAGAGTAAAAGATTAAAATACCTCGCATTACTAGGAGACGCCTCGGTAGACTATAAAGATAGATTGCCAGATAATACAAATGTAGTTCCAATCTTTCATTCTCTACGTAGCTTCTCAACCTTATCTTCATTTGCTTCAGATGATTTCTTTGGATTTATGGACCCGGAAGAAGGTCTGGTGCAAGGTAGTGATAAGCTGGATATTGCCGTAGGGAGAATTCTGGCAGGTTCCCCACAACAAGCTGAAAGAATGGTTGATAAGATCGTAAATTATAACAGCAAACCTTCTTTTGGAAGATGGCGAAATTCAATTTTATTAGTAGCTGATGATGTAGATGTGGATTGGGAGGAAGCCATACAGCTTAATCTGAACGATTTGGGGGATCGCCTTTTTGAAAGCAAACCCTTTTTTAATATTGAAAAAGTATATGCTGATGCCTTTAGGCAACAATCTTCTTCTTCAGGTTTTAGGTATCCTAAAGTAACCGAAGCGATAAACACCAATATTGAAAAAGGTGCCTTGCTAATTAATTATTTTGGTCATGGAGGTGAAGATGGTTTAGCCAAAGAATTTATTTATACAAAATCTGATGTTCAAAATTTAACGAATCAAAATCGGTATCCTTTATTTATTACGGTTACCTGTGAATATACTAAATTTGACAACCCTCTACGGGCAACGGCAGGAGAGTTGTTATACAATAATCCCGAAGGAGGAGCGATCAGCCTTATTACTACAACCAGAAGTATTGACGTTAGAACAGGTATTCGTTTTAATAACCAGATCACTGAATTTCTTTTTCCGGAAGGAGATAATTACCCCTCGGTGGCAGAAGCCGTACGCCTTACCAAAAATGAATCTTCAAGTAATGATATTCGAGTTGTATTTTATATTGGTGATCCCGCTTTAAAATTAGCCATTCCGGAACCTAACGTTCGCTTAACCCAAATTAACGGTACTCCGATTGGCAATGATACCATCCCTTTACAAGCTTTGGGACGCGTGAAAATAGCAGGAGAAGTGGTTTCAAATACCGGACAGGTTTTGACAGATTATAACGGTGTTCTATCGTCGGCTATTTATGATAAAAATATTGAACGCAATACGCTAGCAAATGATAATACCCGTGATAGTGGTGGTGAAATTATAAAACTGGATTTTACAACCTTGGGTGAAATTATCTTTAGAGGAAAGGCTTCGGTTACCTCGGGTCAGTTTGAATTTGATTTTGTGGTACCCAAAGATATCAATATATCCGAAGGAAACGGACGGATTAGTTTTTATGCGGAAGAAGCAGAGGTTGCTCAAGATAGAACAGGGGCTAGTAATAATATTGTAATAGGTGGTATTAACGAAAACGCCCCCGAAGATAACCAGGGGCCGGAGATACAACTATTTATGAATGATGAAAATTTTGTATCCGGTGGCGTAACGGATCGTTCTCCCATACTTATCGGAAAACTACAGGATGAAAACGGAATCAATACAGCCAGTGGGATCGGACATGATTTATCTGCTATTTTAGATGATGACGAATCTAACCCGATTATCCTAAATGATTTTTATGAAACCGAATTGGATGATTTTACCCGTGGGGTGGTAAATTTTAAACTTAGGAATTTGGAGCCGGGCTTACATACGCTTCGTTTAAAAGGTTGGGATGTTTACAATAATGCCGGCACACAGGAAATTCAATTTATCGTAGCCGAAGATTCCGGTTTAGCTTTAGATAACGTTCTTAACTATCCGAATCCTTTTATCAGCAATACTCAGTTTTGGTTTGAACACTCAAGTAGTATTTCAGATGTATTAGAAGTTCAGGTTCAGGTATTTACTGTATCGGGAAAGGTAGTGTGGACAACCAATCAAACCCTGTCCGGAAAGACCAGTTATAAAGAAGAAATACAGTGGGATGGACGGGATGACTTT